The Tindallia californiensis genomic interval CATTGTTTCATAGACTTGTTGTGCTTTTGCATCCCCTTCGCTGATTTTTCGATTAACCTCGCGCCCATCATTGGTACCAAGGTATGCCATTAAACCACCTTTTCCCAATATTTTGCGATAGATCTCTTCTTGAGTATTTTTACCAGAAAAACACCACTTTACCAGTTCTCCGGAAGGCAAACCACCACTACGTTCTGGTGAAAAAGGTCCTTCCCCGTCCAACGCATTGTTGACATCGATTACTTGTCCCTTTTGATGGGCTCCAACAGATATTCCTCCACCAAGATGGGCCACAATGACATTCACATCGTTATACTCTTTTCCCATATCTTTTGCGGCTCTTCGGCCAACTGCCTTTTGATTTAATGCATGAAAAATACTTTTCCTCGGTATTTCCGGAATTCCGGAGAGGCGTGAAATCTCTTGCATTTCATCGACCACTACTGGATCCACAATATACGAGGGAATATTTAGTTGTCCTGCAATTTCATAGGCTAAAACACCACCTAAGTTGGAAGCATGCTGTCCCAGTATGCCTTTTCTCAGATCTTTCAGCATCGCTTTATTAACTTCGTAAGTGCCTCCTGGTATGGGATGTAGCAACCCCCCGCGACCCACTACGGCTGCCAACTTTTGAATATTAATATCTTTGTTATTTAGCGTCTCCAAGATCGCTTCTTTTCGAAATTCATACTGATCAAAAATATTATCAAATTTCGCAATTTCTTCCGAAGAGTGTCGAAGCACTTCTTCAAAAACAGGTTTTTCGTTGTCATAAATGGCTATTTTAGTTGAAGTTGAGCCTGGATTAATCGCTAATATCCGATAGATATCTGGCATTCTTTCACCACCTTCTTTTTTTCCATTTTAAAATAGTTTTGCTGCACATAAAACGCCTAGGGCGATGGAGTTTAGTT includes:
- the buk gene encoding butyrate kinase; amino-acid sequence: MPDIYRILAINPGSTSTKIAIYDNEKPVFEEVLRHSSEEIAKFDNIFDQYEFRKEAILETLNNKDINIQKLAAVVGRGGLLHPIPGGTYEVNKAMLKDLRKGILGQHASNLGGVLAYEIAGQLNIPSYIVDPVVVDEMQEISRLSGIPEIPRKSIFHALNQKAVGRRAAKDMGKEYNDVNVIVAHLGGGISVGAHQKGQVIDVNNALDGEGPFSPERSGGLPSGELVKWCFSGKNTQEEIYRKILGKGGLMAYLGTNDGREVNRKISEGDAKAQQVYETMAYQVAKEIGACSATLKGDVDAIILTGGLAYDELLTGWIQERVSFLGEVKIYPGEDEMIALAEGALRILRKEEAACTYEPEKGRS